The genomic segment GAGCAGGAATTCACGCAATTAAAGCCGGTAAAGCGGCGCGGAAACCGACGCTACTATCAGCACCATGAAGTACTGTTGGTGCGGCGGATCCGCTCACTGCTTTACGAGCAAGGCTTTACCATAAGCGGTGCCCGCAACCAATTATCAGCGCTTCGAGGAGAAGCTGATGGTGTGGAAGAGGGCGCAACAGTGACAGAATTACGTCATGAATTAGAAGCACTACTTGCTTGGTTAGATGACTAGCCAGGCAAGGGGGCGTAAGGTATAATACGCCCTGAGTTCGGAATGTGGCGCAGCCCGGTAGCGCACTTGCATGGGGTGCAAGGGGTCGGAGGTTCGAATCCTCTCATTCCGACCAACTTAAGTCTTTGATTAAAGGTCACTTTTTAAGTGGCCTTTTTTCTTTTTGTGCTTCTGATTAAGGTAAGTGCGGGAGTTTTGCGGGACAGGTCTTCTGTCACCTTGTTTGCGGCATCGATCAGTTGGCTTAATTCAGCCGCAGAATAGTGTGTGGTGACGTTTCCATTTGTATGGCCTAGCAACACCTGCCGGTCTTCATGGCTTACACCCGCTGCCCGTAAGCGACGGCCAAAGGTGTGCTTTAAGTCGTGCACCCTCACATTGGCGAGTCCTTCGCAGAAAGGCCGCTTAGTTTCTTCGGCCATCCGCTCTGCTGCCCTGTTTCTTGCTTTACGCCAGGCGTGATCATTCATTCTTGCAAGACACCGGCCTTCATATGGGAATACCCATTCCTCATCAATTCCGCGCTGATTGCTTATAACCTGTTTTGCCATCTCATTTAAAATGATTACTCGGTCATCTCCATTTTTTACACCGCGTGCGCCATCTCTTCCGCCAAAATTCCAAGGCACTACAAAAACGCTGGTATTTAATTCTGGGATTTTTACTTCCCATTCCCAGCGCAATTTGCACACCTCTTGTTCCCGTACTCCAACATTCACTTTAAACAATGCCATTCTCTTTAAATGCTCTGGCAGTTCGATCATTAAATATCGCTGCTCATCAAAATTAAGAGGGTATGGCTCGCGGGCGGTTTCTTTTTCATTTAGCTTGGCAATCATCGGGGGGGAATCAAGC from the Iodobacter fluviatilis genome contains:
- a CDS encoding MerR family transcriptional regulator, with protein sequence MQSTNLVIPTSELPSIPAKRYFTIGEVSELCGVKPHVLRYWEQEFTQLKPVKRRGNRRYYQHHEVLLVRRIRSLLYEQGFTISGARNQLSALRGEADGVEEGATVTELRHELEALLAWLDD
- a CDS encoding tyrosine-type recombinase/integrase, which translates into the protein MTGLTLRSGAWHIDKQIKGYGRLCESTGTGDREEAESYLIHRLEAIRNATVYGIRPERIWREAATKYLRDNLEQPSIKLTALIFSQLDPYIGNCPLNKLHDGTLAAFIEARLLQGVSHRTVNMALEKVIRVLNLAARSWRDEHGMTWLDSPPMIAKLNEKETAREPYPLNFDEQRYLMIELPEHLKRMALFKVNVGVREQEVCKLRWEWEVKIPELNTSVFVVPWNFGGRDGARGVKNGDDRVIILNEMAKQVISNQRGIDEEWVFPYEGRCLARMNDHAWRKARNRAAERMAEETKRPFCEGLANVRVHDLKHTFGRRLRAAGVSHEDRQVLLGHTNGNVTTHYSAAELSQLIDAANKVTEDLSRKTPALTLIRSTKRKKAT